A genomic segment from Rubrobacter tropicus encodes:
- a CDS encoding multicopper oxidase family protein has translation MDPSARRGVTRREALKLGLLGSAGLLLPLERTLGSRRSARAAGGFESPRRPPFEADLAIPPVIDARRGESIRLDARVGRQEIIPGITTPIWGYEGVSPGPTILARKGIPVNATFVNNLPAAGDPGNIIIPEELGRRSLSEIVVHLHGVNTDAPHDGHPLFTFPSGESFEYFWPNNDFQRPATLWYHDHAIHATSQQVYRGLAGFYVLTDELEERLNLPDGEFDVGLKIQDVIIDKSGLLVYANEGFKGVEGDVVTVNGRQQPRFEVARGKYRFRILNGSDAREYRLALSDDSVFHVIGSDHGLLPAPEPTRRLHVAPAERYEVVIDFARYQPGTRIVLQNRLDEPQDRRLEDRFDPRLPTSRVMAFDVTRRQGFTAPIPARLRPLADPTGVPTPARAARTRNWEFDRQDGFWSINGRQFAPGRVDARPRLGTSEIWRFVNPAGGWVHPIHPHLVRFLILDLKGRPRRPGESGWKDTVWLGPNVTARVLMEFRNFAGRYVMHCHNVSHEDHDMMTQFETVL, from the coding sequence ATGGACCCGTCTGCGCGAAGGGGAGTCACCAGGCGTGAGGCGCTGAAACTCGGCCTCCTGGGTAGCGCCGGGCTGCTGCTGCCCCTGGAGAGGACGCTCGGCTCCCGCCGCTCGGCCCGCGCTGCGGGCGGGTTCGAGAGCCCGCGCAGGCCGCCGTTCGAGGCGGACCTGGCCATACCGCCGGTGATCGACGCCAGGCGGGGAGAAAGCATAAGGCTAGACGCGCGGGTTGGCAGGCAGGAGATCATACCCGGGATCACCACCCCCATCTGGGGCTACGAAGGGGTCTCCCCCGGGCCCACCATCCTGGCGCGGAAGGGCATCCCTGTGAACGCAACGTTCGTGAACAACCTTCCGGCCGCTGGCGACCCCGGGAACATAATCATCCCGGAGGAGCTTGGGCGGAGGTCCCTTTCGGAGATCGTGGTGCACCTGCACGGCGTCAACACGGACGCGCCGCACGACGGCCACCCGCTCTTCACCTTTCCTTCCGGCGAAAGCTTCGAGTATTTCTGGCCGAACAACGACTTCCAGCGCCCGGCCACGCTCTGGTATCACGACCACGCCATCCACGCCACGAGCCAGCAGGTGTACAGGGGCCTGGCGGGTTTCTACGTCCTCACGGACGAGTTGGAAGAGCGCTTGAACCTTCCCGATGGGGAGTTCGATGTCGGGCTCAAGATACAGGACGTGATCATCGACAAGAGCGGCCTGCTGGTCTACGCCAACGAGGGCTTCAAGGGCGTCGAGGGAGACGTGGTCACGGTCAACGGCAGGCAACAGCCGCGCTTCGAGGTGGCGAGGGGCAAGTACCGTTTTCGGATCCTCAACGGCTCGGACGCGCGCGAGTACCGCCTCGCCCTCAGCGACGACTCCGTCTTCCACGTCATCGGCTCCGACCACGGGCTTCTCCCGGCGCCGGAGCCGACCAGGCGCCTGCACGTCGCGCCCGCGGAGCGCTACGAGGTGGTCATCGACTTCGCCCGTTACCAGCCCGGCACGCGCATCGTGCTCCAGAACCGGCTCGACGAGCCCCAGGACCGCCGCCTCGAAGACCGCTTCGACCCGCGCTTGCCGACGAGCCGGGTGATGGCCTTCGACGTCACGCGCAGGCAGGGCTTTACGGCCCCCATCCCGGCGAGGCTACGCCCGCTCGCGGACCCGACGGGCGTGCCGACCCCGGCGCGGGCGGCGAGGACGAGAAATTGGGAGTTCGACCGCCAGGACGGCTTCTGGTCCATCAACGGCAGGCAGTTCGCCCCCGGGCGCGTAGACGCCCGGCCGCGCCTGGGCACCTCCGAGATCTGGCGGTTCGTGAACCCCGCGGGCGGCTGGGTTCACCCGATCCACCCCCACCTCGTGAGGTTCCTCATCCTGGACCTGAAGGGGCGTCCGAGACGACCGGGAGAGTCGGGCTGGAAGGACACTGTGTGGTTGGGTCCTAACGTCACCGCGCGGGTGCTCATGGAGTTCCGAAACTTCGCGGGCAGGTACGTGATGCACTGCCACAACGTCTCCCACGAGGACCACGACATGATGACCCAGTTCGAGACGGTGCTCTGA
- a CDS encoding metallopeptidase family protein — protein sequence MNRETVDFYELVEKALEGLPSELAELLDNVAIVVDDWPDLSSPLVGSEEDDTLYGLYEGVPLTERGSGYYGILPDKITIFRGPLERDFWRDELEEQIRITVVHEVAHHFGFDEERLEELGWG from the coding sequence GTGAACAGGGAGACGGTAGACTTCTACGAGCTCGTCGAGAAGGCGCTCGAAGGGCTGCCATCCGAGCTTGCGGAGCTTCTGGACAACGTCGCCATAGTGGTGGACGACTGGCCCGACCTCTCTTCGCCGCTCGTCGGGAGCGAGGAAGACGACACGCTCTACGGGTTATACGAGGGTGTGCCGCTCACGGAGCGGGGGTCGGGGTATTACGGGATCCTGCCGGACAAGATCACGATCTTCCGCGGGCCCCTGGAGCGGGACTTCTGGCGGGACGAGCTGGAGGAGCAGATCCGGATAACGGTGGTCCACGAGGTGGCCCACCACTTCGGTTTCGACGAGGAGCGGCTGGAAGAGTTGGGGTGGGGATGA
- a CDS encoding peroxiredoxin family protein, translating into MFTRRKRDVVAPEVGVEAPEFNLPSAQGGQLRLSMRTVRGPVVVAFYRPGNEEDVEYFRALAAKEQEINLASGSVVGIGVAEPSAAREFARECGLKSYLLYDYARVTSSQWGLLEGDRRHGYSSRPAVFIVGPDGKVANAWTGERPSAEELLEKVSGITGLPKKPEEEKPAAEEAEAGGEKPKKMSAEEREKIKAERRAAREAGKSIKTAETSPAAPGTAAGGEQPKKMSKEERERIKAERRAARESGKSLKTDAPGTPAETPADAPKKMSAEERERIKTERRAAREAGKSVKTGASETATPAGIDGGEKAPAEASADAPKKMSKEERERIKAERRAAREAGQSLKKPSGDGSPGDGSAEKP; encoded by the coding sequence GTGTTTACGAGACGCAAGCGGGACGTCGTTGCGCCTGAGGTTGGGGTCGAGGCCCCGGAGTTCAACCTCCCGAGCGCCCAGGGGGGACAGCTCAGGTTGAGCATGAGGACCGTGAGGGGGCCCGTCGTGGTCGCCTTCTACAGGCCCGGCAACGAGGAGGACGTCGAATACTTCCGGGCGTTGGCCGCGAAGGAGCAAGAGATCAACCTCGCCTCGGGTTCCGTCGTCGGCATCGGCGTCGCCGAGCCGTCCGCGGCCCGCGAGTTCGCCAGGGAATGCGGCCTGAAGTCCTACCTCCTCTACGACTACGCCAGGGTGACGAGCTCCCAGTGGGGGCTTCTGGAGGGGGACAGGCGCCACGGGTACTCCTCGCGGCCGGCCGTCTTCATAGTCGGGCCTGACGGAAAGGTCGCCAACGCCTGGACGGGGGAGAGGCCGTCGGCCGAGGAACTTTTGGAGAAGGTCAGCGGCATCACGGGCCTGCCCAAGAAACCGGAGGAGGAGAAGCCCGCCGCGGAGGAGGCCGAAGCCGGGGGCGAGAAGCCCAAAAAGATGTCGGCCGAGGAGCGGGAGAAGATCAAGGCCGAGCGCCGCGCCGCCCGCGAGGCGGGGAAATCCATCAAGACCGCCGAAACCTCGCCGGCGGCGCCCGGCACCGCGGCGGGTGGGGAGCAGCCCAAAAAGATGTCCAAGGAGGAGCGCGAGCGCATAAAGGCCGAACGCCGCGCCGCCAGGGAGTCGGGCAAGTCCCTGAAGACCGACGCCCCCGGAACGCCCGCCGAGACGCCCGCTGACGCGCCGAAAAAGATGAGCGCGGAGGAACGGGAGCGTATAAAGACGGAGCGCCGCGCCGCGCGGGAGGCCGGGAAATCCGTGAAGACCGGGGCCTCGGAGACGGCGACGCCGGCCGGGATCGACGGCGGGGAGAAGGCCCCCGCCGAAGCGTCGGCCGACGCGCCGAAAAAGATGTCCAAAGAGGAGCGGGAGCGGATCAAAGCCGAGCGCCGGGCGGCGCGGGAGGCGGGCCAATCCCTCAAGAAACCCTCGGGGGACGGGTCTCCCGGGGACGGGAGCGCGGAGAAGCCCTAG
- a CDS encoding GNAT family N-acetyltransferase, with protein sequence MKGSKPQPSAEVALNIVGERVALGPLREELLPLYGRWINDFGTMRMLGLPPGPVTAEKERDWYEQRSKAETDPMFTIYERETLRPIGNTALHGLDHRNRSASFGILIGDSDCRGKGYGTETTRLMLDYAFTALGLHNVLLTVFAYNPAGFRAYEKAGFREIGRRRESRLMGGKLWDEIYMDCLAPEFESPVLGRIFSPEASR encoded by the coding sequence ATGAAGGGAAGCAAGCCCCAACCTAGCGCGGAAGTGGCGCTCAACATCGTGGGGGAGCGCGTGGCGCTCGGACCCTTGCGGGAGGAGTTGCTGCCGCTGTACGGGCGTTGGATCAACGATTTCGGCACCATGCGCATGCTCGGACTCCCACCCGGCCCCGTGACCGCCGAAAAGGAGCGCGACTGGTACGAGCAGCGGTCGAAAGCCGAAACCGACCCGATGTTCACCATCTACGAGCGGGAGACCCTGCGGCCCATCGGCAACACGGCCCTGCACGGCCTGGACCACCGCAACAGGAGCGCCTCTTTCGGGATCCTGATCGGGGACTCGGATTGCCGGGGCAAGGGCTACGGCACCGAGACGACCCGCCTCATGCTCGACTACGCCTTCACGGCCCTCGGCCTGCACAACGTCCTGCTTACCGTGTTCGCCTACAATCCCGCCGGCTTCCGGGCCTACGAGAAGGCCGGCTTCCGGGAGATAGGCCGCCGGCGCGAGTCCCGCCTCATGGGCGGGAAGCTGTGGGATGAGATCTACATGGACTGCCTGGCCCCCGAGTTCGAGAGTCCGGTTCTCGGACGTATTTTCTCGCCGGAGGCGTCGCGGTAA
- a CDS encoding CBS domain-containing protein, which produces MSQGPRRNIRVQDVMRPAVSVTPETTAREVLKILRDNNVPGVPVVNEGGKLEGFVTDGHLMESALPRYMKMMGNLSFVPDDADEWVHYLTDAADKPVREVMTTEVSQVPLGRSELAVAHKMVHDGVSSVVITDGGKVVGIVNRLDLYAAIEGIE; this is translated from the coding sequence GTGAGCCAGGGGCCCCGGAGGAACATAAGGGTACAGGACGTGATGCGGCCGGCCGTGAGCGTCACGCCGGAGACGACCGCGCGGGAGGTCCTGAAGATCCTGCGCGACAACAACGTCCCCGGCGTCCCGGTAGTAAACGAGGGCGGCAAACTCGAAGGCTTCGTCACCGACGGGCACCTGATGGAGTCGGCCCTTCCCCGCTACATGAAGATGATGGGCAACCTCTCCTTCGTGCCCGACGACGCGGACGAGTGGGTCCACTACCTGACCGATGCGGCGGACAAGCCCGTCCGGGAGGTCATGACCACCGAGGTCTCCCAGGTCCCCCTCGGCCGGAGCGAGCTGGCCGTGGCCCACAAGATGGTGCACGATGGAGTGTCGAGCGTCGTCATAACCGACGGCGGCAAGGTAGTCGGCATCGTCAACCGCCTCGACCTCTACGCCGCGATAGAAGGGATCGAATAG
- a CDS encoding replication-associated recombination protein A: MDLFDQSGADNLSRRAPLAERLRPKTLGEVVGQAHLTGEGGPLGAVVRRGRIGSLVLWGPPGTGKTTLARVLAGTVEEEFVPLSAVTSGVKDLRGALDEARERLKFRDRGTLLFVDEVHRFNKAQQDALLPALEEGLVDFIGATTENPSFEVTAPLLSRSRVLRLRPLAEEDLNSLLGRGLEELGVSISDDGREYLLSLAGGDGRRMLNALEVAAAGTRRVEAADVERAVGQRAPRYGREEHYDVISAFIKSVRGGDPDAALHYLARMLEAGEDPVFVARRLVILASEDIGNADPHGLPLAVAATEAVRLIGMPEGRIPLAQATTYLASTAKSNAAYAGINAALDEVRRGGTPEVPLFLRNSRTDLMKREGYGAGYRYAHDDAPEGMNDHYMPEELRNRIYYEPKESGSEAEVKARLERWRKQREKREQSRGD; the protein is encoded by the coding sequence ATGGACCTCTTCGACCAATCGGGTGCGGATAACCTCTCCCGCCGCGCCCCGCTCGCCGAACGCTTGCGTCCGAAGACGCTTGGGGAGGTCGTCGGGCAGGCCCACCTGACCGGCGAGGGCGGGCCCCTGGGTGCGGTGGTCCGGCGCGGCAGGATAGGCTCCCTCGTCCTCTGGGGACCGCCCGGAACGGGCAAGACCACCCTCGCCCGCGTCCTCGCCGGCACGGTCGAGGAGGAGTTCGTTCCCTTGAGCGCCGTCACGAGCGGCGTAAAGGACCTCCGTGGGGCCCTCGACGAGGCCCGCGAACGACTGAAGTTCCGGGACCGGGGAACGCTCCTCTTCGTGGACGAGGTCCACCGCTTCAACAAGGCCCAGCAGGACGCGCTGTTGCCGGCCTTGGAGGAAGGGCTCGTCGATTTTATAGGGGCGACGACGGAGAACCCGTCCTTCGAGGTGACGGCCCCGCTGCTCTCCCGCTCGCGCGTGCTACGGCTGCGGCCTCTGGCGGAGGAGGATCTGAACTCCTTGCTCGGGCGTGGCCTCGAGGAGCTTGGCGTCTCCATCTCCGACGACGGCCGGGAGTACCTCTTGAGTCTGGCGGGCGGCGACGGGCGCAGGATGCTGAACGCGCTCGAAGTCGCGGCGGCCGGCACGAGGCGCGTCGAGGCCGCCGACGTGGAGCGGGCGGTCGGGCAGAGGGCGCCGCGCTACGGGCGGGAGGAGCATTACGACGTCATAAGCGCCTTCATAAAGAGCGTTCGCGGCGGCGACCCCGACGCGGCCCTTCACTACCTGGCCAGGATGCTGGAGGCGGGTGAGGACCCTGTCTTCGTCGCCCGGAGGCTCGTGATCCTGGCCTCCGAAGACATCGGCAACGCCGACCCCCACGGCCTGCCGCTCGCCGTCGCCGCCACCGAGGCCGTCCGGCTCATCGGTATGCCGGAGGGCCGCATCCCGCTCGCACAGGCGACGACGTACCTGGCCTCCACCGCCAAATCCAACGCCGCCTACGCCGGCATCAACGCGGCCCTCGACGAGGTGCGCCGGGGTGGGACGCCCGAAGTCCCGCTCTTTCTGCGCAACTCCCGCACGGACTTGATGAAAAGGGAAGGTTACGGCGCCGGCTACCGTTACGCCCACGACGACGCGCCCGAGGGCATGAACGACCACTACATGCCCGAGGAGCTGAGGAACCGCATCTACTACGAACCCAAAGAGAGCGGGTCGGAGGCGGAGGTCAAGGCGCGGTTGGAGCGGTGGAGAAAACAGAGAGAGAAGCGGGAGCAGTCGCGGGGGGATTGA
- a CDS encoding response regulator — protein MLRILFAEAHRGFRQSASLMLAREPDLEVMAQAGSVSEGRRWMVEGGMDAAIVDVPLLDEYGLELVREMHGANPSIPVLVLTETQDRKRRNDLLEAGAREVLSKGVGYEGVLAAVRRLGESQTGDVRVVFAYEETHLTYRDTLVGAVRAIRPHVAVTAVSLRSLASEVKRLDPHLVVSSRPNTTDPGNRPAWYRLAHEPDEPSEVCIEGKRSSQENPGLDTLIELIDQTEDLIRTGQDPKGC, from the coding sequence GTGCTGCGCATCCTGTTTGCGGAGGCCCACCGGGGATTCCGTCAGTCGGCCTCGCTGATGCTCGCCCGGGAGCCCGACCTGGAGGTCATGGCGCAGGCCGGGTCGGTCTCCGAGGGACGGCGGTGGATGGTGGAAGGCGGGATGGACGCCGCGATCGTGGACGTGCCGCTCCTCGATGAGTACGGGCTTGAGTTGGTAAGGGAGATGCACGGCGCCAACCCGTCCATCCCCGTACTGGTGCTTACCGAGACGCAAGATCGGAAGCGCCGCAACGACCTGTTGGAGGCCGGGGCGCGAGAGGTGCTCTCCAAAGGGGTCGGCTACGAGGGCGTGCTCGCCGCGGTGAGGAGGCTCGGAGAATCCCAAACCGGCGACGTGCGGGTCGTTTTCGCCTACGAAGAGACACATCTCACCTACCGCGACACCCTCGTCGGCGCCGTCCGGGCGATCCGCCCGCACGTCGCGGTGACGGCCGTCAGCCTGCGCTCGCTAGCCTCGGAAGTGAAGCGGCTCGACCCCCACCTCGTCGTCTCGAGCCGCCCGAACACGACGGACCCCGGCAACAGGCCGGCGTGGTACAGGCTCGCCCACGAGCCAGACGAGCCCTCGGAAGTCTGCATCGAAGGCAAGCGATCAAGCCAGGAGAACCCCGGCCTGGACACGCTGATCGAGCTCATAGACCAGACGGAAGACCTGATCCGAACGGGCCAAGACCCGAAAGGGTGTTAG
- a CDS encoding ArsB/NhaD family transporter encodes MMLFAIAVFVVVLFVFATDMAHRTPAALGGAILLVIAGAIGQEEAIEAVHWETLGLLVGMMILVGILKESGVFGYLAIKSAQAAGGRPGLVLIYLAAITALLSAFLDNVTTVLLMFPVTLVIAQILEEDPIPFLIVEVLASNIGGTATLVGDPPNIIIGTVVEELTFMDFIVNLAPPILVILLVTLGLVWLVHGRKLRTTEEDRKGIMALDAAEEIEDRPLLVRAGLVCVATVIGFFLQQVTGLNPAVVALAGAAVAMLVCGPEVEEVLHEVEWPTILFFVGLFVMVGALEATGFIDAVAHSLASASGSLAGTAMIVMWGSGFASGVVDNIPFTATMIPVIEGLAESRGYDAATTEPLWWSLSLGACLGGNFTLIGASANLVVAGLVAREGMTTFTFLRFLLWGFPLTLVALAISSAYILLFQI; translated from the coding sequence ATGATGCTCTTCGCCATCGCGGTCTTCGTCGTGGTGCTGTTCGTGTTCGCGACGGACATGGCGCACCGCACGCCGGCGGCCCTCGGGGGGGCGATACTGCTCGTCATCGCGGGCGCCATCGGCCAGGAGGAGGCGATCGAGGCCGTCCACTGGGAGACTTTGGGTTTGCTTGTCGGGATGATGATCCTGGTCGGCATCCTCAAGGAGTCGGGCGTCTTCGGGTACCTCGCCATCAAGAGCGCCCAGGCCGCAGGGGGGAGGCCCGGGCTCGTACTGATCTATCTGGCCGCCATCACGGCCCTCCTCTCGGCCTTCCTGGACAACGTCACGACCGTGCTCCTGATGTTCCCCGTCACGCTCGTCATCGCCCAAATACTCGAGGAAGACCCGATCCCCTTCCTCATAGTGGAGGTGCTCGCCTCCAACATAGGGGGGACGGCGACGCTGGTTGGCGACCCGCCGAACATCATCATCGGCACGGTCGTCGAGGAGCTGACGTTCATGGACTTCATAGTGAACCTGGCGCCCCCGATACTCGTGATCCTGCTCGTCACCCTGGGCCTAGTGTGGCTGGTCCACGGCCGCAAGCTCCGCACCACCGAGGAGGACCGAAAGGGGATCATGGCGCTGGACGCCGCCGAGGAGATAGAGGACCGCCCGCTGCTCGTCCGGGCCGGACTCGTGTGCGTTGCGACGGTGATCGGGTTCTTCTTGCAGCAGGTGACGGGCCTCAACCCGGCCGTCGTGGCGCTCGCGGGGGCGGCGGTCGCCATGCTCGTCTGCGGCCCCGAGGTCGAGGAGGTCTTGCACGAGGTCGAGTGGCCGACGATCCTGTTCTTCGTCGGCCTGTTCGTGATGGTGGGAGCCCTCGAAGCCACGGGGTTCATCGACGCGGTGGCCCACTCGCTGGCCTCGGCCTCCGGCTCCCTGGCCGGGACGGCCATGATCGTGATGTGGGGCAGCGGCTTCGCGTCGGGCGTGGTCGACAACATACCCTTCACGGCGACCATGATCCCCGTGATAGAAGGGCTCGCCGAATCCCGCGGCTACGACGCCGCCACGACCGAACCACTCTGGTGGTCGCTCTCTTTGGGCGCCTGCCTCGGAGGCAACTTCACCCTGATCGGGGCCTCGGCCAACCTCGTGGTCGCCGGCCTCGTCGCCCGCGAAGGCATGACGACCTTCACCTTTTTGCGCTTCCTGCTCTGGGGCTTCCCGCTCACCCTGGTGGCGCTCGCCATCTCCAGCGCCTACATACTCCTGTTTCAGATTTAG
- a CDS encoding twin-arginine translocase TatA/TatE family subunit has protein sequence MTLGLIEVLLVVLVFLIMGPRRIADLFRSMGRGVHDFVDTLGRDKGAKKELPEGEPDDRDTGG, from the coding sequence ATGACCCTTGGCCTCATCGAGGTACTTCTCGTCGTCCTCGTCTTCCTCATCATGGGCCCCCGGCGCATCGCCGACCTTTTCCGCTCAATGGGCCGCGGCGTACACGACTTCGTCGACACCCTGGGCCGCGACAAGGGGGCGAAGAAGGAGCTGCCCGAAGGGGAGCCCGACGACCGGGACACCGGCGGTTAG
- a CDS encoding SRPBCC family protein codes for MSGKGAVTIEERIAAPPEMVAAFVGDFRNAKQWMVGVDGIEPLGTDEYRLEIESPIGRIRPEVKVLEHGPTTVRWIYASAVEGGGRVDISPDANGGCRVSYQGEFHLKRGFLDRAARFVGAERFARTNGERSLSRLKHLMEARRLG; via the coding sequence ATGAGCGGCAAGGGCGCCGTTACCATCGAGGAGCGGATAGCGGCACCGCCGGAGATGGTGGCCGCCTTCGTCGGCGACTTCCGCAACGCGAAGCAGTGGATGGTCGGCGTCGACGGCATCGAGCCGCTCGGGACGGACGAATACAGGCTCGAAATCGAGAGCCCCATCGGCAGGATCCGTCCGGAGGTAAAGGTCCTGGAGCACGGCCCGACGACCGTCCGCTGGATCTACGCCTCGGCGGTCGAGGGCGGCGGACGGGTGGACATCTCCCCCGACGCGAACGGCGGCTGCCGGGTCTCTTACCAGGGCGAGTTCCATCTCAAGCGGGGGTTCCTGGACCGGGCCGCCCGCTTCGTCGGCGCGGAGCGCTTCGCCCGCACCAACGGCGAACGCTCCCTCTCCCGCCTCAAGCACCTGATGGAAGCCAGGCGTCTCGGATGA
- a CDS encoding glycosyltransferase family 4 protein yields the protein MTHGYMLSGTGSNIYVQNLCRALVRAGHEVHLLCQDEGPLAHDFVNAHAAVDENGIEKLGEQETPYPGRCVVYNPRIGDLLPVYVYDDYPGWRVKTFLDLTDEELENYLARNAETVGVVLRASGAGAVITNHSVPGPLISRQALDGSGVPYASVVHGSCLQYVSRRSEKYMDLTREGLEGAVEILALSTHSAGTIAEDFPHLAGKTRSLPGGVDTDLFRPDALDLDILESLGGGRGRGPGQQRALEERLDRSEDAEDLVRGLKEIAGSYDARAHDSDAGDRLAPLLTSDAPVIVYLGKLIHSKGVHSLISSFAPVHEETGARLLLIGFGTFREVLQALVRALDEGDEENVRRLAERGRLLEGGPANPLEHFDHSGALLREAGGFGESVEFVGPLGHAELARVLPAADVAMVPSIFPETFGLVAAEFAAAGVVPFVADHSGLREAGAFVGQGLPFDLRVPVKDFEKNLSAALLDFLSRPEEERRDHSNTVRRNTVQSLSWGTLAEKIVEVFD from the coding sequence ATGACGCACGGGTACATGCTCTCCGGAACGGGGAGCAACATCTACGTCCAGAACCTCTGCCGCGCCCTGGTGCGCGCTGGTCACGAGGTCCACCTTCTCTGCCAGGACGAAGGCCCGCTCGCCCACGATTTCGTGAACGCGCACGCGGCCGTCGACGAGAATGGGATAGAAAAGCTTGGCGAGCAGGAGACGCCGTATCCGGGCCGGTGCGTCGTCTACAACCCGCGCATCGGGGACCTGCTCCCCGTCTACGTCTACGACGACTACCCGGGGTGGCGGGTAAAGACTTTTCTGGACCTCACGGACGAGGAGTTGGAGAACTACCTGGCGCGCAACGCCGAGACCGTGGGGGTCGTGCTCCGGGCTTCGGGGGCGGGGGCGGTGATCACCAACCATTCCGTGCCCGGTCCCCTGATCTCGCGCCAGGCGCTCGACGGCTCGGGTGTTCCGTACGCGAGCGTAGTCCACGGAAGCTGCCTGCAGTACGTCTCGCGCAGGAGCGAGAAATACATGGACCTCACGCGGGAAGGGCTCGAAGGGGCGGTCGAGATCCTGGCCCTCTCGACCCACAGCGCCGGCACCATAGCGGAGGACTTCCCCCACCTGGCCGGCAAGACCCGCTCCCTGCCGGGCGGCGTGGACACGGACCTCTTCCGCCCGGACGCCCTCGACCTCGACATCCTGGAGTCCCTGGGCGGAGGGCGGGGACGCGGACCCGGCCAGCAGCGGGCGCTGGAAGAGCGCCTGGACCGCTCGGAAGACGCGGAAGACCTGGTCCGGGGCCTCAAAGAGATAGCGGGTTCCTACGACGCCCGCGCCCACGACTCCGACGCCGGGGACCGGCTGGCGCCACTCTTGACCTCGGATGCGCCCGTGATCGTCTACCTCGGCAAGCTTATCCACTCAAAGGGCGTCCACAGCCTCATCTCGTCCTTCGCCCCCGTACACGAAGAGACCGGGGCCAGGCTCCTCCTCATAGGCTTCGGCACCTTCCGCGAGGTGTTGCAGGCGCTGGTCCGGGCGCTCGACGAGGGGGACGAGGAGAACGTCCGGCGCCTGGCAGAGCGCGGGCGTCTGCTCGAGGGCGGCCCGGCGAACCCGCTGGAGCACTTCGATCACTCCGGCGCCCTGCTGCGGGAAGCCGGCGGGTTCGGGGAGTCCGTCGAGTTCGTGGGCCCGCTCGGGCACGCGGAGCTCGCCAGGGTACTGCCGGCCGCCGACGTGGCGATGGTTCCTTCGATCTTTCCTGAAACCTTCGGCCTCGTGGCCGCCGAATTCGCCGCCGCCGGCGTCGTCCCGTTCGTGGCCGACCACTCGGGATTGCGGGAGGCGGGAGCGTTTGTGGGCCAGGGTCTCCCCTTCGACCTCAGGGTGCCGGTGAAGGACTTCGAAAAAAACCTGTCGGCGGCCCTTCTGGACTTTCTCTCCCGGCCCGAAGAAGAGCGGCGAGACCACTCAAACACCGTACGGCGCAACACCGTCCAATCGTTGAGCTGGGGCACGCTGGCGGAGAAGATCGTCGAGGTCTTCGACTAG